TGTTTATAATAAATGGAATGGTGAACATCATTTATATATTGATGAAGAGGCACCACTGCCGGACGGATTACATCCGCTCGTTGAGGAAAACCAGAATAAGCTTATTGAAATTGCTGCATCACAAGGGATTGAGGTCATTATTACCCAAGGATTCCGCACATTCGAACAACAGGATACCCTTTATGAACAAGGCAGAACAACTCCTGGCAATATTGTAACAAATGCAAAAGGCGGACAATCCTATCATAATTATGGCCTGGCAATTGATTATGCATTACGAAATATAAATGGAGATATTATCTGGGACATTCATTATGATGGGAATAACAATGGCAGATCCGATTGGTTTGAGGTTGCTGATATGGCAAAAGATTTAGGATTTGAATGGGGCGGGGATTGGAATAATTTCAAGGATTATCCACACTTGCAAATGAGCTTTGATTTGAGTCTTGGCCAATTACAAAGAGGAATGCGTCCGCCTAATAATGGGACAGACAACTAAGCTGATTTAACTTTGCAGGCAGAGCTTCTATATAAAGATAAAACAGAAAGGGATTTTCAACTTCACCCAACTTGAAGAGACTGGGGCAAAAGTATTTCTATCTAAAAAATCCGAACATTAATGGTCCAAACATCCTACTCTGGAAATATACTTCGCGCATCCAGAGGCGGATGGCGGCCCCCTACTGCTAAGTTTGTGCACTGTTTTTCTTTAATA
This region of Oceanobacillus sp. FSL K6-2867 genomic DNA includes:
- a CDS encoding M15 family metallopeptidase, which translates into the protein MKRWSTTFVSWIIIILFLVLLFYVYNKWNGEHHLYIDEEAPLPDGLHPLVEENQNKLIEIAASQGIEVIITQGFRTFEQQDTLYEQGRTTPGNIVTNAKGGQSYHNYGLAIDYALRNINGDIIWDIHYDGNNNGRSDWFEVADMAKDLGFEWGGDWNNFKDYPHLQMSFDLSLGQLQRGMRPPNNGTDN